The DNA sequence TGACCGGTCACGCTCTCGAACTGCTCGGTGGAGATCCCCATGCGGCGAGCGCGGCGCAACCACTGCTTGCGCGCCATATCCCGCATGTCCTGCTCCACGTCGGACTCATCCACAATCTCCAGGCCCAGCAGCGTCTCCACCACATCCTCCATGGTCACCAGCCCGGCAATACCGCCGTACTCATCGACGACCACCGAGATATGATGCTGCTCGGCCACAAAGAGCTCAAACAGCTCCCGCACCGAGATATTCTCCGGCACAAACTTGATATCGCGACGGTGCTCCACCAGCGCCGTCTCCTCCCGGTCGCGGGCCATATCCAGAAGCAGATCCCCTTTGAGCACGTATCCCGTGATCTCATCGGTCTTCTCCCGATAAATCGGGATGCGCGAGAAGATCGGATTGGGATGCGCCTCAAAAAACTCCGCCACCGTGGTGTCCTGCTCCACCGCCAGCAGTACCGTGCGCGGGGTCATGATGTCGCGCACCCGCAACACCCCCACCCGCAACACATTCTGCAGCAGACGGGACTCCCCGATCTCCACGACTCCCTCCTGCACACCGATCTCGGTCATCGCGCTCATCTCTTCCCGACTCAGCTGCGGCTGCGCCTCCTTGGAGGAGAGCAGACTCATCAAGCCCTGAGAGATGATGACCAGGGGGAAGCTGATAAAAATCAGAATCGGCAGCACCCGCGCCACCGGCGCGCTCAGCGCGCGCCAGTAATTGGCGCCCACGGTCTTGGGAATGATCTCGGTCAGGAACAGAATCGCCAGGGTCATCACCCCCGACACCAACCCCACGTAGCCCTCGCCCCAGATCCGCGTGGCCTCGGCGCCGACGCCGACCGCCCCCACGGTGTGGGCGATGGTGTTAACGCTCAGGATTGCCGCCAGCGGCCGATCCACATCGCTCTTCAAACGATGGAGCAACTCACCGGTGGGCGCGCCCTCATTGCGCAATGCAGCCACGTAGGAGGGCGTCACGCTCAGGAGCACGGATTCCAGCAAAGAGCACAGAAACGATGTCCCCAGCGCAAAGAGCGCATACAAAATCAACAGTGTCATCGGGTCATTGTCCTCGCGCTTGCGCGCTGGTTAACGCCTGACCAAAGGCAACAAATTCTTCAAGCAACTCCACCAGTTGCTCGTGCAATTCAGCATTGGCGAGCCCGCCATCCTCGGCAAACGCCAGATGAGCCTGCGCCAGCCCGAACATCCGCGGGCTCACCACCGCGCCCGTCGCCTCCAGCGGAATCCGAGTCTGCCACAGACCGCGATTACCGCCCATCATTGACGGTGACGCACTCATTAAGAGCAAGGGCTTACCACGAAGTGGCACCGGACGGTAGCGCGAGACCCAGTCCAGGGCGTTCTTCAGGTAGCCCGGAATCGACGCATTATACTCCGGCGTCACTACGATCAGCGCGTCCGCCGCCTCGATCGCTTCTTTAAAGTCATCGGCCCCCTGCGGGAAGCCCTGCGCCTGGAGGTCCGGGTTGTACAGCGGCATCTCAAACTCGGCGAACGAGCGCCGCTCCACCGCCACGCCCTCCATCGCATCGAGCGCCTGAGCGGCCACCTCCCAGAGCTTGCCGTTCCATGAGCCCTCACGCAGCGAAGCTGCAAAGCCCATCACCTTCAACATCGTGTTCTCCTTGTATCAGAACGCTCTGACACCCTGAGTTCGCACAAAAAAGCGGCGCCCCCGAACCCTGGTTCGGAGGGCGCCGCCCCGCGTCTAAGACCTCACGGCCTCAGCCGCGTGTCTTACTTGGACTTCTCGGCACGCTTGGCTTCGTACTCCTTGATCAGCTCTTCCTGAACCGAGCGCGGAACCGGCGCGTACTTGGAGAACTCCATGGTGTACTCCGCCTTACCCTGAGTCGAGCTACGCAGGTCGTTGGAGTAACCGAACATCTCGCTCATCGGCACATCGGCCAGCACCACCGCGTAGCCCTGACGGGTACGCGAACCGGTGATCATACCGCGACGCTTGTTCAGGCCACCGAGCACCGCCCCGGAGAACTCCTCGGGCGACTCGACCTCAACCTTCATGATCGGCTCAAGGATGACCGGGTTGGCCCGACGGTAGGCCTCACGGAACGCCGCCCGCGACGCCAGACGGAACGCCATATCGGAGGAGTCGACCGCGTGAGAGTTACCGTCGACGATCGCCGCTTTCACGTTGACCACCGGGAATCCAATCAGCGAACCCTCGTCCATCGAGTCCTGGAAGCCCTTATCACAGGAGGGCTGGTACTCTTTGGGGATCACACCACCGGTGATGTTGTTGATGAACTGGTAGTGCTCACCTTCATCGGCCGGCGCCAGCCAACCCACCACGCGCGCGTACTGACCGGAACCACCGGTCTGCTTCTTGTGGGTGTAGTCGAAGTCGGCCTGCTCGGTGATCGTCTCGCGGTAGGCAACCTGCGGGGCGCCGACCTCAACATCGACACCGTACTCACGGCGAATACGCTCGATGTAGACCTCCAGGTGAAGCTCACCCATCCCACCGATGATGGTCTGGCCGCTCTCCTCGTCACGCGAGACGCGGAAGGTCGGGTCTTCCTTGGAGAAGCGGTTGAGCGCCTTGGAGAAGTTCTGCAGACCGTCCTTCTTCTTGGGCTCGACGGCAAAGGTGATGACCGGGTCCGGCACGTGAATCGAGGTCATCGTCACCTCGATATTGCCATCGGTGAAGGTATCACCCGAGGCGCAGTCGATACCGAAGAGCGCCACGATATCGCCGGCGGTCGCCGTATCGATGTCGTGCATCTCTTCGGAGTGCATACGCACCAGACGACCGACCTTGTGCTTGTTCTGGTTGCTCATGTTGTAGATGAAGTCGCCCTTATTGAGCGTCCCCTGGTAGATGCGGCAGTAGGTCAGCTGACCGTAGCGCCCGTCTTCCAGTTTGAACCCGAGCATCACCAGCGGCTTGTCCGGAGTCGGCTCAAGCTCAACCTTGGTCTCTTCTTCGTCCATCGCCAGCGCGTCGTAGCTCATTTCCAGCGGGCTGGGCAGGTAGCTGACGACGGCGTCAAGCAGAAGCTGAACACCCTTGTTCTTGTAGGCCGAGCCCATGAACACAGGGGTCATCGAGCGCGAGATCGTGGCGCGACGAATCGCCGGCACCAGCATCTCGGCCGTCACAGGCTCACCTTCGAGGTAAGCCATGGCGATTTCGTCGTCGAGATCGGCCACCGCCTCCACGAGCTTGGCGCGGTACTTCTCGACCTCATCCTTGATGTCTTCCGGGCAATCCTCGGTCCGGATGATCTCGCCGCCTTCACCTTCGAAGTAGTGCGCCTTGCGGGTAAGCAGATCGACCGCGCCAACGTGCTTGTCCTCCAGGCCGATGGGGTACTGCATGAGCACGGCGTTGTGCTTGAGCTGCTCACGCAGCTGCTCGGTCACCGAGAAGGGATTAGCACCGGAGCGGTCGCACTTGTTGATGAACGCCATGCGCGGGACGCTGTAGCGGCGCATCTGACGGTCAACGGTGATCGACTGCGACTGAACGCCGGCAACCGAGCACAGGACCAGAATGGCGCCGTCAAGAACACGCAGCGCGCGCTCAACTTCGATGGTGAAGTCGACGTGGCCCGGGGTGTCAATGATGTTAATGGCGTTTTCGCCCCACTTGCAGTAGGTGGCAGCCGACTGGATCGTGATGCCTTTTTCGCGCTCCAGATCCATGTTGTCCATCTTGGCACCAACGCCGTCCTTACCGCGGACGTCGTGGAACTGGTGGATGGTCCCGGTGTAATACAGAATACGCTCGGTGAGCGTCGTCTTGCCGGAGTCGATGTGGGCGGAGATCCCGATGTTACGAAGTTTGTTCAGGTCCATATTCCTACTCGGTTATGTTGAGACGATGGGCTCGCGCGGTTAGCGCGTAGCGCCTACCCCATTTCGGAGCACCTGTCACGTCGGTTGCCGATTTTTTTTGGTCGCCACGCTTCTCAGGAACGCGGCCACACACACCCTCGGGCCCCAGTGGCCCGACGCAACGCCGACTTTGT is a window from the Lujinxingia litoralis genome containing:
- a CDS encoding CNNM domain-containing protein, whose amino-acid sequence is MTLLILYALFALGTSFLCSLLESVLLSVTPSYVAALRNEGAPTGELLHRLKSDVDRPLAAILSVNTIAHTVGAVGVGAEATRIWGEGYVGLVSGVMTLAILFLTEIIPKTVGANYWRALSAPVARVLPILIFISFPLVIISQGLMSLLSSKEAQPQLSREEMSAMTEIGVQEGVVEIGESRLLQNVLRVGVLRVRDIMTPRTVLLAVEQDTTVAEFFEAHPNPIFSRIPIYREKTDEITGYVLKGDLLLDMARDREETALVEHRRDIKFVPENISVRELFELFVAEQHHISVVVDEYGGIAGLVTMEDVVETLLGLEIVDESDVEQDMRDMARKQWLRRARRMGISTEQFESVTGQSSEGQASAGASSVTPQGES
- the fusA gene encoding elongation factor G, translating into MDLNKLRNIGISAHIDSGKTTLTERILYYTGTIHQFHDVRGKDGVGAKMDNMDLEREKGITIQSAATYCKWGENAINIIDTPGHVDFTIEVERALRVLDGAILVLCSVAGVQSQSITVDRQMRRYSVPRMAFINKCDRSGANPFSVTEQLREQLKHNAVLMQYPIGLEDKHVGAVDLLTRKAHYFEGEGGEIIRTEDCPEDIKDEVEKYRAKLVEAVADLDDEIAMAYLEGEPVTAEMLVPAIRRATISRSMTPVFMGSAYKNKGVQLLLDAVVSYLPSPLEMSYDALAMDEEETKVELEPTPDKPLVMLGFKLEDGRYGQLTYCRIYQGTLNKGDFIYNMSNQNKHKVGRLVRMHSEEMHDIDTATAGDIVALFGIDCASGDTFTDGNIEVTMTSIHVPDPVITFAVEPKKKDGLQNFSKALNRFSKEDPTFRVSRDEESGQTIIGGMGELHLEVYIERIRREYGVDVEVGAPQVAYRETITEQADFDYTHKKQTGGSGQYARVVGWLAPADEGEHYQFINNITGGVIPKEYQPSCDKGFQDSMDEGSLIGFPVVNVKAAIVDGNSHAVDSSDMAFRLASRAAFREAYRRANPVILEPIMKVEVESPEEFSGAVLGGLNKRRGMITGSRTRQGYAVVLADVPMSEMFGYSNDLRSSTQGKAEYTMEFSKYAPVPRSVQEELIKEYEAKRAEKSK
- a CDS encoding NADPH-dependent FMN reductase, with translation MLKVMGFAASLREGSWNGKLWEVAAQALDAMEGVAVERRSFAEFEMPLYNPDLQAQGFPQGADDFKEAIEAADALIVVTPEYNASIPGYLKNALDWVSRYRPVPLRGKPLLLMSASPSMMGGNRGLWQTRIPLEATGAVVSPRMFGLAQAHLAFAEDGGLANAELHEQLVELLEEFVAFGQALTSAQARGQ